One region of Vitis vinifera cultivar Pinot Noir 40024 chromosome 1, ASM3070453v1 genomic DNA includes:
- the LOC132253553 gene encoding uncharacterized protein LOC116803646 yields MPQLDKFTYFTQFFWSCLFLFTFYIPICNDGDGVLGISRILKLRNQLVSHRGNNIRSNDPNSLEDILRKGFSTGVSYMYSSLFEVSQWCNAVDLLGKRSQITLISCFGEISGSRGMERNIFYLISKSSYSTSSNPGWGITCRNDIMLIHVPHGQGSIVF; encoded by the coding sequence ATGCCTCAACTGGATAAATTCACTTATTTCACACAATTCTTCTGGTCATGCCTTTTCCTCTTTACTTTCTATATTCCCATATGCAATGATGGAGATGGAGTACTTGGGATCAGCAGAATTCTAAAACTACGGAACCAACTGGTTTCACACCGGGGGAACAACATCCGGAGCAACGACCCCAACAGTTTGGAAGATATCTTGAGAAAAGGTTTTAGCACCGGTGTATCCTATATGTACTCTAGTTTATTCGAAGTATCCCAATGGTGTAACGCCGTCGACTTATTGGGAAAAAGGAGTCAAATAACTTTGATCTCTTGTTTCGGAGAAATAAGTGGCTCACGAGGAATGGAAAGAAACATATTCTATTTGATCTCGAAGTCCTCATATAGCACTTCTTCCAATCCTGGATGGGGGATCACTTGTAGGAATGACATAATGCTAATCCATGTTCCACACGGCCAAGGAAGCATCGTTTTTTAA